In Prosthecobacter sp. SYSU 5D2, the following proteins share a genomic window:
- the htpG gene encoding molecular chaperone HtpG, which produces MSNTTGSTHEFQAEVKQVLDIVIHSLYTDREIFIRELVSNAADALEKMRLTQLTEKEVFGAELPLEINITTDETAGTLTIADHGIGMTRNELVENLGTIAHSGSKAFAAALKNAGKSNEASLIGQFGVGFYSAFMVAEEVSVYTHSWRNEGEHLVWSSTGAGTYSIEESPDQVRGSRIVIKLKEDALEFCRPDRVKSVLGKYSNFVGFPIQLNGERVNTVEAIWLKSKDEVTEEQYKAFYQFTAHAFDEPSYRLHFQADAPLVINALLFLPDQNMEAFGMGQMEPAVGLYCKKVLIDPHPKKLLPEWMRFVRGVIDSEDLPLNISRESMQDSALVRKLGEVVTKRLLKFLDKEAQDDAKKYQEFYAKFSRFFKEGVATDFLNRDAIAKLLRFESSLTEKGEVIGLTDYVSRMKEDQKAIYYQVAPSRNTIETGPYVEAFKSKGYEVLYLYESIDEYVVNSLREFDGKQLQAVNSNEVDLGDLASEGEALSEAETTTLCDWLKTSLASGVEEVRSGKRLVNSPALAITPDGEMTPQMRQMMRVMKPDEVEAPKVILEINPRHEIVKKLAALSQSDAESAQLVAEQVLDNALLSAGLLDDPQRIVARTEKIMERLLAK; this is translated from the coding sequence ATGAGCAATACAACCGGCAGTACGCATGAGTTCCAGGCAGAGGTCAAACAGGTCCTGGACATCGTCATCCACAGCCTCTACACCGACCGCGAAATCTTCATCCGTGAGCTGGTGTCCAATGCGGCGGACGCCCTGGAGAAAATGAGGCTCACGCAGCTCACCGAGAAGGAAGTCTTCGGTGCCGAGCTGCCGCTGGAAATCAACATCACCACGGATGAGACCGCCGGTACGCTGACCATCGCGGATCACGGCATCGGCATGACGCGCAATGAGCTGGTGGAAAACCTGGGCACCATTGCGCATTCAGGCTCGAAGGCTTTTGCGGCGGCCCTGAAGAATGCGGGCAAGTCCAATGAGGCGTCTTTGATCGGCCAGTTTGGTGTCGGTTTTTACAGTGCTTTCATGGTCGCGGAGGAAGTCAGCGTTTACACTCACTCCTGGCGCAATGAGGGCGAGCACCTGGTGTGGAGCAGCACGGGTGCAGGCACGTATAGCATTGAGGAATCACCCGACCAGGTGCGCGGCAGCCGCATCGTCATCAAGCTGAAAGAGGATGCGCTGGAGTTCTGCCGCCCGGACCGGGTGAAGAGTGTGTTGGGCAAGTATTCCAACTTTGTCGGCTTCCCGATCCAGCTCAATGGCGAGCGTGTGAACACGGTGGAGGCCATCTGGCTGAAGAGCAAAGATGAGGTGACGGAGGAGCAGTACAAGGCGTTTTACCAGTTCACGGCGCATGCCTTTGATGAGCCGAGCTACCGCCTGCACTTCCAGGCGGATGCGCCGCTGGTGATCAATGCGCTGCTGTTCCTGCCGGACCAGAACATGGAAGCCTTTGGCATGGGCCAGATGGAGCCGGCGGTGGGCTTGTACTGCAAGAAGGTGCTCATTGACCCGCACCCGAAGAAGCTGCTGCCGGAGTGGATGCGCTTCGTGCGTGGCGTGATTGACAGCGAGGACCTGCCGCTGAACATCTCCCGCGAGTCCATGCAGGACAGCGCGCTGGTGCGCAAGCTGGGAGAGGTGGTGACGAAGCGCCTGCTGAAGTTTCTGGACAAGGAAGCGCAGGATGACGCGAAGAAGTACCAGGAGTTTTATGCGAAGTTCAGCCGCTTTTTCAAGGAAGGCGTGGCCACGGATTTCCTGAACCGGGATGCCATCGCCAAGCTGCTGCGTTTTGAATCCAGCCTGACAGAGAAGGGTGAGGTCATTGGCCTGACGGATTATGTTTCCCGCATGAAGGAGGACCAGAAGGCGATCTATTACCAGGTGGCCCCTTCACGGAATACCATCGAGACCGGCCCGTATGTGGAGGCTTTCAAATCCAAGGGATATGAGGTGCTGTATCTGTATGAGTCCATTGACGAATACGTGGTCAACAGCCTGCGTGAATTTGACGGCAAGCAGCTCCAGGCGGTGAACTCCAATGAAGTGGATCTGGGTGACCTGGCCAGTGAAGGGGAGGCTCTTAGTGAAGCCGAAACCACCACGCTGTGTGACTGGCTGAAAACCAGCCTGGCCAGCGGTGTGGAGGAAGTGCGCAGCGGCAAGCGCCTGGTGAACAGCCCGGCGCTGGCCATCACTCCTGATGGTGAAATGACCCCGCAGATGCGCCAGATGATGCGCGTGATGAAGCCGGACGAGGTGGAGGCACCGAAGGTGATCCTGGAGATCAATCCACGGCATGAGATCGTGAAAAAGCTGGCCGCCCTGAGCCAGAGCGATGCGGAGAGCGCCCAACTGGTGGCTGAGCAGGTGCTGGACAATGCGCTCCTTTCCGCCGGACTGCTGGATGATCCTCAGCGCATTGTGGCGCGGACGGAGAAGATCATGGAGCGGCTGCTGGCGAAGTGA
- a CDS encoding TraB/GumN family protein — MAAGCLFFLTSCSPDVAAQRTPDTPVSDPEVAGSVWVVDAPETGGRLYLCGTIHILRDADYPLSPAYEGAYANSDRVVFELPPGAGDGPSMTSRMRELGTYGPGESLEAEVSAETWAGVKAWAATRGMNAATLNQYRPWFVSLLITATEYAALGARPEKGVDHHFEERAKRDEKPASGLESVEFQLQLFAKLTPAQQNEMLVQTLGEVSTLPKEFDKMIDSWKHGKLDELTEMLFREQAKFPDLMDLFLYNRNEAWMDRLVEMLEKGEKVMVLVGTGHFAADKGLIPLLKKRGFTVRHYREVEGL; from the coding sequence ATGGCGGCTGGCTGCCTGTTTTTTCTGACGTCCTGCAGCCCTGACGTGGCGGCGCAGCGCACGCCGGATACACCTGTATCGGACCCGGAGGTGGCAGGGAGTGTGTGGGTGGTGGACGCGCCGGAGACCGGTGGGCGGCTGTATCTGTGCGGGACGATCCACATCCTGCGGGATGCTGATTACCCTCTGTCACCAGCGTATGAGGGGGCGTATGCGAACTCTGACCGGGTGGTGTTTGAGCTGCCGCCGGGCGCGGGAGACGGTCCTTCGATGACCTCGCGGATGCGGGAGCTGGGTACGTATGGTCCGGGAGAGTCCTTGGAGGCTGAGGTGAGTGCGGAGACCTGGGCCGGTGTGAAGGCGTGGGCGGCCACCCGGGGGATGAATGCGGCCACCCTGAACCAGTATCGTCCCTGGTTTGTGTCCTTGCTGATCACCGCCACCGAGTATGCGGCATTGGGGGCGCGGCCTGAAAAGGGGGTGGACCATCATTTTGAAGAACGTGCCAAACGTGATGAGAAGCCGGCTTCCGGCCTGGAGAGCGTGGAGTTTCAGCTGCAGCTTTTTGCGAAGCTGACCCCTGCCCAGCAGAATGAGATGCTGGTGCAGACGTTGGGGGAGGTGAGCACCCTGCCCAAGGAATTCGACAAGATGATTGACTCCTGGAAACATGGGAAGCTGGATGAGCTGACGGAGATGCTTTTTCGCGAGCAGGCCAAGTTCCCGGACTTGATGGATCTGTTTCTCTATAACCGCAATGAGGCCTGGATGGACCGCCTGGTGGAGATGCTGGAGAAGGGGGAAAAAGTGATGGTGCTTGTGGGCACCGGCCACTTTGCCGCAGACAAGGGGCTGATCCCGCTGCTGAAAAAGCGTGGTTTTACGGTGCGGCACTACCGGGAGGTCGAGGGCCTGTAA
- the rpe gene encoding ribulose-phosphate 3-epimerase, giving the protein MTHETPLILPSLLAADWSKVAAEVNRAEEAGVQWLHLDVMDGAFVDNISFGPQMVQTVRKCTGMYLDVHLMIHRPDHYLERFLHAGADNITIHVEARYDTSVLETLRRIRAAGKHAGIALHPDTPFEAALPYVNDIDLLLVMTVVPGFGGQPFMEKETMPKLAAARDYRDAHGLKYHLEVDGGIYPTTAPIAKANGANLFVCGTSFFGPANTHEAMAGLMTSIG; this is encoded by the coding sequence ATGACTCACGAAACACCCCTCATCCTGCCCTCCCTCCTTGCTGCCGACTGGTCCAAAGTCGCCGCTGAAGTGAACCGCGCTGAAGAAGCCGGCGTCCAGTGGCTGCACCTGGACGTCATGGACGGGGCCTTTGTGGACAATATCTCCTTCGGCCCCCAGATGGTCCAGACCGTGCGCAAATGCACCGGCATGTACCTGGACGTCCATCTCATGATCCACCGCCCGGACCATTACCTGGAGCGCTTTCTCCACGCCGGGGCAGACAACATCACCATCCATGTTGAGGCCCGCTATGACACCTCCGTGCTGGAGACCCTGCGCCGCATCCGCGCGGCCGGAAAGCACGCCGGCATCGCCCTGCACCCGGACACCCCGTTTGAAGCCGCCCTTCCCTATGTGAACGACATAGACCTCCTTCTCGTCATGACCGTCGTCCCCGGCTTCGGCGGCCAGCCCTTCATGGAAAAGGAGACCATGCCCAAGCTCGCCGCCGCCCGCGATTACCGCGATGCCCATGGCTTGAAATATCATTTGGAGGTGGATGGCGGCATCTACCCGACTACCGCCCCCATCGCCAAGGCAAATGGAGCCAATCTCTTCGTCTGCGGCACCTCCTTCTTCGGCCCCGCCAATACCCATGAGGCCATGGCCGGGCTGATGACCAGCATTGGATGA
- a CDS encoding GDP-mannose 4,6-dehydratase translates to MKILVTGGAGFIGSHTVERLLQDGAHEVTVFDSINDYYNPAIKRANLRAFDERVRLVEGELTDAPLIRRLFEEGRFDAVIHLAARAGVRPSIEQPELYIDTNIKGTFNLLEGARLTGCKHFVFASSSSVYGVNKKVPFSEEDPILQTISPYAMTKMAGEQMCSNYSHLYGIKTVCLRFFTVYGPRQRPDLAISKFTRLIDEGKPIDKFGEGHTARDYTFVHDIVDGIIGAVNYRNGPICDIFNLGGSQTVTLNDLITTIEKAVGKKAVINQLPEQPGDVPLTSADVTKARKWLNFSPQTTISEGVPAYVEWYRQMRADGVVVC, encoded by the coding sequence ATGAAGATTCTTGTTACCGGCGGTGCCGGATTCATCGGCTCCCACACTGTCGAACGTCTGCTGCAGGATGGAGCCCATGAGGTGACGGTTTTTGACAGCATCAACGACTACTATAATCCGGCCATCAAGCGGGCCAATCTGCGCGCTTTTGATGAACGTGTGCGCCTGGTTGAAGGAGAGCTGACGGATGCGCCGCTGATCCGGCGGTTGTTTGAAGAAGGGCGATTCGATGCGGTGATCCATCTGGCGGCGCGGGCCGGGGTGCGGCCTTCGATTGAGCAGCCGGAACTTTATATTGATACGAACATCAAAGGGACGTTCAACCTGCTGGAGGGGGCGCGGCTCACGGGCTGCAAGCACTTCGTCTTCGCCAGCAGCTCCTCCGTCTATGGGGTGAACAAAAAGGTGCCCTTCAGCGAGGAGGACCCGATTTTACAGACCATCAGCCCGTATGCGATGACAAAGATGGCGGGGGAGCAGATGTGCTCCAACTACAGCCACTTGTACGGCATCAAGACGGTGTGCCTGCGGTTTTTCACTGTGTATGGCCCGCGGCAGCGGCCGGACCTGGCCATCTCCAAATTCACACGGCTGATTGATGAGGGGAAGCCGATAGACAAATTTGGGGAAGGGCACACGGCGCGTGACTACACCTTTGTCCACGACATCGTGGATGGCATCATCGGAGCAGTGAATTATCGCAACGGACCGATTTGTGACATTTTTAACCTGGGCGGTTCGCAGACGGTGACGCTGAATGACCTCATCACCACCATCGAGAAGGCGGTGGGAAAAAAAGCGGTTATCAACCAGCTTCCCGAGCAGCCTGGGGATGTGCCGCTGACATCTGCTGACGTGACCAAGGCACGGAAGTGGCTGAATTTCAGCCCGCAGACGACCATCTCCGAAGGCGTGCCGGCTTATGTGGAATGGTACCGGCAGATGCGGGCGGACGGGGTGGTGGTGTGCTGA